One Sparus aurata chromosome 5, fSpaAur1.1, whole genome shotgun sequence genomic window carries:
- the slc14a2 gene encoding urea transporter 2 isoform X1, with amino-acid sequence MPGLHNTKDIQKNINCSTPAALSTTSPATTLIELYPLMAHPNLPSDHDSTQKDRKEKGPMQPAPTTLQRTKAHFLKGVSYFSGDMKAFGKWMEKQFFLLQLLDWVLRGAAQVMFVNNPLSGLIIFGGLILQNYWWALNGFVGTLFATISALILRQSRGAIAAGLYGYNGILVGLLMAVFSKAGDWYWWLLLPNIFMSMMCPIVSSALASINSRWDLPVFTLPFNILVCLHMVATSHFNHHFPQVLIEPRSELPNITWAEIDVAKLFMSVPVGIGQVYGCDNPWTGGIFIISLFISSPITCAHAVLGSAVGMVSGLALAAPFGDIYFGLWGYNCVLACIAIGGMFYALTWQVHLLAITCAFFCAYLGSAIANIMSNFGLPACTWPFCLSALTFLLLTTETNRIFKLPLAKVTYPEKNLGFFWKMKKQEKMEKAEKERKEKEEQQKATEEEIILNEKERLRLELERMENGEESGGKNDETLVKIHTSEVEALDTAGENKESNVTEVTPADYV; translated from the exons GATATTCAGAAGAATATCAACTGTTCCACTCCTGCTGCACTGTCAACCACCTCTCCTGCCACCACTCTCATT GAGCTCTACCCCCTGATGGCACACCCTAACTTGCCGTCTGACCATGACAGCACCCagaaggacaggaaggagaaggGCCCCATGCAGCCAGCTCCCACAACCCTTCAGAGGACCAAGGCCCACTTCCTCAAGGGAGTCTCCTACTTTTCTGGAGACATGAAGGCTTTCGGAAAATGGATGGAAA AGCAGTTCTTCCTGCTGCAGTTGCTCGACTGGGTTTTGCGTGGTGCTGCTCAGGTGATGTTTGTCAACAACCCCCTGAGTGGCCTCATCATTTTCGGAGGCCTCATCCTGCAGAACTACTGGTGGGCTCTCAACGGCTTTGTGGGCACACTCTTTGCTACCATTTCCGCCCTCATTCTGCGACAGAGCAG GGGTGCAATTGCAGCAGGGCTCTATGGTTACAATGGCATCCTGGTGGGTCTGCTGATGGCTGTGTTCTCCAAAGCAGGAGACTGGTACTGGTGGCTCCTGCTACCCAACATCTTCATGTCCATGATGTG CCCGATTGTGTCCAGTGCCCTGGCATCGATTAACAGCCGTTGGGATTTGCCAGTTTTCACCCTGCCATTCAACATCCTGGTGTGTCTTCACATGGTCGCCACCAGCCACTTCAACCACCACTTTCCCCAAGTCCTCATTGAGCCTCGCTCAGAGCTGCCCAACATCACCTGGGCAGAAATCGATGTAGCCAAG CTGTTCATGTCAGTGCCTGTGGGAATCGGCCAGGTCTACGGCTGTGACAATCCTTGGACAGGAGGAATCTTTATcatctccctcttcatctcctcccctATCACATGTGCTCATGCTGTGCTTGGATCTGCTGTGGGCATGGTTTCTG GTTTGGCTCTGGCAGCTCCTTTCGGAGACATTTACTTTGGCCTCTGGGGATATAACTGCGTGTTAGCCTGCATCGCTATTGGGGGGATGTTTTACGCACTAACCTGGCAGGTGCACCTGCTCGCCATCACATGTG cttttttcTGTGCATACCTCGGCTCTGCCATTGCCAATATCATGTCCAAC TTTGGTCTGCCAGCCTGCACCTggcctttctgtctctctgctctcactTTCCTCCTCTTAACCACGGAAACCAACAGGATTTTCAAGCTGCCGCTGGCCAAAGTCACTTACCCCGAGAAGAACCTGGGCTTCTTCTGGAAAATGAAGAAGCAGGAGAAAATGGAGAAGgctgagaaagagaggaaagagaaggaggagcagcagaaagcTACAGAAGAAGAAATTATACTAAACGAGAAGGAGAGACTGAGGCTAGAGCTCGAAAGAATGGAAAACGGCGAAGAATCAGGGGGTAAAAATGACGAGACACTTGTCAAAATCCATACAAGTGAGGTGGAAGCACTGGACACTgcaggagaaaacaaagaaagtaatGTAACAGAGGTCACTCCTGCTGATTATGTTTAA
- the slc14a2 gene encoding urea transporter 2 isoform X2, translated as MAHPNLPSDHDSTQKDRKEKGPMQPAPTTLQRTKAHFLKGVSYFSGDMKAFGKWMEKQFFLLQLLDWVLRGAAQVMFVNNPLSGLIIFGGLILQNYWWALNGFVGTLFATISALILRQSRGAIAAGLYGYNGILVGLLMAVFSKAGDWYWWLLLPNIFMSMMCPIVSSALASINSRWDLPVFTLPFNILVCLHMVATSHFNHHFPQVLIEPRSELPNITWAEIDVAKLFMSVPVGIGQVYGCDNPWTGGIFIISLFISSPITCAHAVLGSAVGMVSGLALAAPFGDIYFGLWGYNCVLACIAIGGMFYALTWQVHLLAITCAFFCAYLGSAIANIMSNFGLPACTWPFCLSALTFLLLTTETNRIFKLPLAKVTYPEKNLGFFWKMKKQEKMEKAEKERKEKEEQQKATEEEIILNEKERLRLELERMENGEESGGKNDETLVKIHTSEVEALDTAGENKESNVTEVTPADYV; from the exons ATGGCACACCCTAACTTGCCGTCTGACCATGACAGCACCCagaaggacaggaaggagaaggGCCCCATGCAGCCAGCTCCCACAACCCTTCAGAGGACCAAGGCCCACTTCCTCAAGGGAGTCTCCTACTTTTCTGGAGACATGAAGGCTTTCGGAAAATGGATGGAAA AGCAGTTCTTCCTGCTGCAGTTGCTCGACTGGGTTTTGCGTGGTGCTGCTCAGGTGATGTTTGTCAACAACCCCCTGAGTGGCCTCATCATTTTCGGAGGCCTCATCCTGCAGAACTACTGGTGGGCTCTCAACGGCTTTGTGGGCACACTCTTTGCTACCATTTCCGCCCTCATTCTGCGACAGAGCAG GGGTGCAATTGCAGCAGGGCTCTATGGTTACAATGGCATCCTGGTGGGTCTGCTGATGGCTGTGTTCTCCAAAGCAGGAGACTGGTACTGGTGGCTCCTGCTACCCAACATCTTCATGTCCATGATGTG CCCGATTGTGTCCAGTGCCCTGGCATCGATTAACAGCCGTTGGGATTTGCCAGTTTTCACCCTGCCATTCAACATCCTGGTGTGTCTTCACATGGTCGCCACCAGCCACTTCAACCACCACTTTCCCCAAGTCCTCATTGAGCCTCGCTCAGAGCTGCCCAACATCACCTGGGCAGAAATCGATGTAGCCAAG CTGTTCATGTCAGTGCCTGTGGGAATCGGCCAGGTCTACGGCTGTGACAATCCTTGGACAGGAGGAATCTTTATcatctccctcttcatctcctcccctATCACATGTGCTCATGCTGTGCTTGGATCTGCTGTGGGCATGGTTTCTG GTTTGGCTCTGGCAGCTCCTTTCGGAGACATTTACTTTGGCCTCTGGGGATATAACTGCGTGTTAGCCTGCATCGCTATTGGGGGGATGTTTTACGCACTAACCTGGCAGGTGCACCTGCTCGCCATCACATGTG cttttttcTGTGCATACCTCGGCTCTGCCATTGCCAATATCATGTCCAAC TTTGGTCTGCCAGCCTGCACCTggcctttctgtctctctgctctcactTTCCTCCTCTTAACCACGGAAACCAACAGGATTTTCAAGCTGCCGCTGGCCAAAGTCACTTACCCCGAGAAGAACCTGGGCTTCTTCTGGAAAATGAAGAAGCAGGAGAAAATGGAGAAGgctgagaaagagaggaaagagaaggaggagcagcagaaagcTACAGAAGAAGAAATTATACTAAACGAGAAGGAGAGACTGAGGCTAGAGCTCGAAAGAATGGAAAACGGCGAAGAATCAGGGGGTAAAAATGACGAGACACTTGTCAAAATCCATACAAGTGAGGTGGAAGCACTGGACACTgcaggagaaaacaaagaaagtaatGTAACAGAGGTCACTCCTGCTGATTATGTTTAA
- the lnpep gene encoding leucyl-cystinyl aminopeptidase has product MDPFDSNSTERANLPRNMIENSMFEEEPDVVDLAKDSASFPTFPALDPDEVAYEPRSSRLLVRGLGENDMDEDEEDCESSARLLGMSFMNRSSSHRPSSSPYTRQPPPRSCSRPSARTMVVCVLFLVIVASMTMVLYFLPGCTFTKTGCKPNKTTPIEPVYPESTNGTLFPWAQLRLPQSVHPLSYDLTLNPDLDNMIFSGRTVIDMLVLHNTKRIVLHSANLNITKATFKLGDGDASDVTVLEYKPAQQIAVKFTEDLKAGQHCVLTLEYSAKLSHTYDGFYNSSYTDKDGNKRVLAATQFEPLSARKAFPCFDEPAFKATFLVKITRKPNYKTLSNMPKANVTALPNGLLRDEFERTSVNMSTYLVAFIVADFTPISKNVSETLVSVYSVPEKKEHTEYALDTASKLLEFYNNFFEIGYPLKKLDLVAIPDFLAGAMENWGLITFRETSLLVGKQSSSLEKQVVASVIAHELAHQWFGNLVTMSWWNDLWLNEGFATYMQYTSLQTVLPHLDIGNLFLAVRFRAMEKDALNSSHAVSTEVNTPEQVEEMFDSVSYEKGASILLMLKASLPGDGQFRKGIIQYLNQFSGLNTDTNDLWNSLTQVDVSTQHQNVSEMMSSWTSQKGFPLVTVSRKGDQVTLTQEHFLLTSDNATHTSSLWNIPVTYVNDSCSLAPECRQVFTLKTKSETLRLPESVKWLKLNYRNTGFYIVHYGDEGWAALRDALSSNVSVLTHEDRASLIHNIFALSRLGRVSVRHVFNLLDYMTNETETTPVLEALLQLNNLYRLLDKRQEHTLVARMKVYILHQFGSLMNNQTWVEEESVSKQELRSALLETACGLNEENCTQQAKALFQKYVDSNGTTRIPGDLQQVVFNVAAQSDEDWPTLLNMYEHVTYDAEKRKMLRGLASTQDARRIVWILNAGLKGDIIQTQELPLVINTVCNGFAGYLFAWDFIQENWDHLIEKFPVGSFAIQTVIKSVTSQFSTQAHLYQVKGFFSSLKERGAQMRSVQEALETIRLNQRWMDKNLPTLKKWL; this is encoded by the exons ATGGATCCGTTTGACAGTAACAGCACAG AGCGAGCCAACCTGCCGAGGAACATGATTGAGAACAGCATGTTTGAAGAAGAGCCTGATGTTGTGGATTTGGCCAAAGACTCTGCTTCATTTCCG ACATTTCCTGCTCTTGACCCAGATGAGGTGGCATATGAGCCTCGTAGCTCGCGGTTGCTTGTGCGGGGCTTGGGAGAGAATGACATGgacgaggatgaggaggacTGCGAGTCTTCAGCCCGTCTGCTAGGCATGTCGTTCATGAACCGTAGTTCTTCTCACAGACCCAGCTCATCCCCTTACACCAGACAACCCCCACCCAG GTCATGTTCACGGCCCTCAGCCCGTACCATGGTTGTATGTGTGTTATTCCTGGTGATTGTAGCATCTATGACTATGGTACTGTACTTCTTACCTGGGTGTACCTTTACcaag ACGGGATGTAAGCCGAACAAGACCACTCCCATTGAGCCAGTGTACCCTGAGTCCACAAATGGAACGTTGTTTCCATGGGCACAGCTCCGGCTGCCTCAAAGCGTGCATCCTCTCAGCTATGACCTCACCCTGAACCCTGACCTTGACAACATGATTTTCAGTGGCCGCACTGTTATTGACATGTTAGTGCTTCACAACACCAAGCGCATTGTCCTGCACAGTGCTAATCTCAACATTACCAAAGCTACCTTCAAG CTGGGTGATGGTGACGCCAGTGATGTGACTGTACTAGAGTACAAACCCGCGCAGCAGATAGCTGTGAAGTTCACTGAGGACCTGAAAGCAGGCCAGCACTGTGTTTTGACCCTGGAATACTCCGCCAAACTTTCACACACCTATGATGGCTTCTACAACAGCTCATACACAGATAAAGATGGAAACAAAAG GGTCCTAGCTGCAACCCAATTTGAGCCACTGTCAGCCAGGAAGGCCTTTCCTTGCTTTGATGAACCAGCTTTCAAAGCCACCTTCCTGGTTAAAATCACCAGAAAACCAAACTACAAGACTCTTTCCAACATGCCTAAG GCTAATGTCACAGCTCTTCCCAATGGCCTTTTGAGAGATGAGTTTGAAAGGACAAGTGTCAACATGAGCACCTACCTGGTGGCCTTCATTGTTGCTGACTTCACCCCTATCAGCAAAAATGTCTCAGAAACTCTG GTGTCTGTGTACTCGGTGCCAGAGAAGAAGGAGCACACTGAATATGCTCTGGACACAGCTTCCAAACTGCTGGAGTTCTACAACAACTTCTTTGAAATCGGCTACCCACTCAAAAAACTTG ACTTGGTGGCCATTCCGGACTTTCTGGCTGGAGCCATGGAGAACTGGGGACTCATCACTTTCAGAGAGACCAGCCTGCTGGTGGGAAAACAATCTTCCTCTCTGGAAAAACAAGTAGTTGCCTCCGTCATAGCCCATGAGCTTGCACATCAG TGGTTTGGAAACCTGGTAACGATGAGCTGGTGGAACGACCTGTGGCTCAATGAAGGTTTTGCCACTTACATGCAGTACACATCACTTCAAACAGTGTTGCCTCACCTGGACATT ggAAATCTGTTCCTGGCAGTGCGCTTCAGAGCCATGGAAAAAGACGCATTAAACTCCTCCCACGCTGTTTCAACAGAGGTTAATACACCTGAACAAGTGGAAGAGATGTTTGACTCTGTCTCATATGAAAAG GGTGCGTCCATTCTTCTGATGCTGAAGGCCTCACTCCCAGGAGACGGACAGTTCAGAAAGGGTATCATTCAATACCTGAATCAGTTCAGTGGATTAAACACAGACACTAACGACCTCTGGAACAGCCTTACGCAG gttgACGTCTCGACACAGCATCAGAATGTGTCAGAGATGATGAGCTCCTGGACGTCGCAGAAAGGCTTCCCATTAGTAACTGTAAGCCGCAAGGGAGATCAGGTGACGCTGACACAGGAGCACTTCCTGCTCACGTCTGATAATGCCACGCATACTTCAAG cTTGTGGAACATTCCAGTGACGTACGTAAACGACAGCTGTAGTTTGGCCCCTGAGTGCAGACAAGTGTTCACTCTGAAGACTAAGTCAG aaacattgAGGCTGCCAGAGAGTGTAAAGTGGCTAAAGTTGAACTATAGAAACACAGGCTTCTACATCGTCCATTACGGAGACGAGGGCTGGGCTGCTCTTAGAGATGCTTTGTCCAGCAATGTCAGTGTTCTTACACATGAGGACCGTGCCTCGCTCATACACAACATCTTTGCTCTCTCCAG ACTGGGACGGGTGTCCGTCCGTCATGTCTTCAACCTGTTAGACTACATGACCAATGAAACTGAGACTACTCCCGTGTTAGAGGCCTTGTTACAGCTCAACAATTTGTACAGGCTGCTCGACAAGAGACAGGAGCACACTCTTGTGGCCCGCATGAAG GTTTATATTCTGCATCAGTTTGGTTCCCTGATGAACAATCAAACATGGGTAGAGGAGGAAAGTGTGTCTAAACAAGAGCTGCGTTCAGCCCTGCTGGAGACAGCCTGTGGTCTAAACGAAGAAAACTGCACTCAGCAAGCCAAAGCCCTGTTCCAAAAGTATGTCGATTCCAACGGGACCACACG gaTCCCAGGCGACCTGCAGCAGGTTGTATTCAATGTGGCTGCTCAATCAGATGAAGATTGGCCGACTTTGCTCAACATGTACGAACATGTGACCTATGATGCAGAAAAGCGGAAAATGCTCCGAGGCCTAGCATCCACTCAGGACGCACGGCGTATAGTTTG GATTCTAAACGCAGGTCTTAAGGGGGACATCATCCAGACACAGGAGTTGCCTTTGGTCATCAACACTGTGTGTAACGGCTTTGCCGGCTACTTGTTTGCCTGGGATTTTATACAAGAGAACTGGGACCACCTTATAGAGAA GTTCCCTGTGGGCTCCTTTGCCATCCAGACAGTCATCAAGTCTGTCACCTCCCAGTTCTCCACACAGGCACACCTCTATCAA GTGAAGGGTTTCTTCTCCAGTCTGAAGGAGCGTGGCGCTCAGATGAGGAGCGTGCAGGAAGCTTTAGAAACCATCAGACTGAACCAGCGCTGGATGGATAAGAACCTGCCCACACTCAAAAAATGGCTCTAA
- the erap2 gene encoding endoplasmic reticulum aminopeptidase 2, translating to MIPVGLLVLSLFHVSLVGSQPTQSSQQAPGPPHPAGEQPPLAPDNLSFPWSRLRLPRYIIPLHYRLLLHPNITNLSFTGSVQIQIDVQNNTNWVVLHSKGLRISMATILDQNLAHLSDKVLPVLHNPSHEQIGIFSPRVLSNGQKYFLYIEFEAELAEGFYGFYKSTYRTSTGETRILASTHFEPTSARMAFPCFDEPSFKANFSIRIRRSPEYISLSNMPVAKTVEVHDGLLEDRFDASVKMSTYLVAFVICDFKSVTATTSSGVQVSIYAAPEKWLQTRYALEVAVKMLDFYEEYFNIRYPLPKQDLIAIPDFQSGAMENWGLTTYRETSLLFDPLTSSISDKLWITMVIGHELAHQWFGNLVTMEWWNDIWLNEGFARYMEYISVEATYPDLKVEEYLLHTCFAAVGHDSLNSSRPISSPAENPTQIKQMFDTVSYDKGACILHMLRHFLTEDVFQSGIVRYLRKYSYRNAHNQDLWDSLTNTCSEEDFISGKHCYSSEQASKNAYLFAGEHLDLTAMMNTWTLQKGIPLVTVTRKGPRLLLRQDRFLRTVMPSDPLWSTLQKGFLWHIPLTYKTDASNTIHRHLMTTHTDSIHIEEDVSWVKVNTDMTGYYVVHYEDGGWDEITKLLLENHTALSYKDRTQLIHNSFQLVTAGHLPLNKALDLIGYLQLETHTVPLLEGLGYLETFYRIIEKRNEFDLTKSLGAYILWFFRAVIDRQTWSDKGSISERRLRSEVLSLACHLDDPPCLERARQSFKDWLQSNGTLNLPTDVAETVYSVGAQDDYGWASLLHTYNISLSAAQKSKILFALTCSKDTDKLQRLLELGLEGKVIRSQDLSTLILMVARNPRGHHLAWNFVKKNWDTLVQKFQLGSFCIRNIIIGTTGQFSSPEELTNVQLFFESIREQALQLRATQVALDNVQKNVRWFQRNLETLREWLNKQMK from the exons ATGATCCCAGTGGGGCTACTAGTGCTGTCTCTATTCCACGTGTCTCTGGTTGGGTCTCAGCCCACCCAGAGCTCACAGCAGGCACCGGGCCCTCCTCACCCTGCAGGAGAGCAGCCTCCCCTGGCTCCTGATAATCTGTCCTTCCCTTGGAGTCGTCTCCGCCTCCCAAG GTACATCATTCCTCTTCACTACCGCCTCCTCCTTCACCCTAACATCACAAACCTCAGTTTCACTGGCTCGGTGCAGATCCAGATTGATGTCCAGAACAATACAAACTGGGTTGTACTGCACAGCAAGGGTCTACGGATCTCCATGGCCACAATCTTGGACCAGAATCTTGCTCACCTATCTGACAAG GTTCTTCCAGTTCTTCATAATCCTTCCCATGAGCAGATTGGTATTTTCTCTCCCAGAGTGCTCAGCAATGGGCAGAAGTACTTTCTGTATATTGAGTTTGAGGCTGAACTTGCAGAAGGCTTCTATGGCTTCTATAAGAGCACATACAGAACGAGCACCGGAGAGACCAG AATCCTAGCTTCAACTCACTTTGAGCCCACGAGCGCTCGGATGGCATTCCCGTGTTTCGACGAGCCGAGCTTCAAAGCCAACTTCTCCATACGCATCAGAAGGAGTCCAGAGTACATTTCCCTGTCCAACATGCCTGTG GCCAAGACAGTTGAAGTACACGACGGCCTTCTTGAGGACCGGTTTGATGCAAGTGTAAAGATGAGCACGTACCTCGTAGCTTTTGTCATCTGTGACTTCAAATCTGTCACTGCGACAACATCCTCTGGGGTGCAG GTGTCCATCTATGCTGCCCCTGAGAAGTGGCTCCAAACCCGCTATGCCCTGGAGGTTGCTGTCAAAATGCTTGACTTCTATGAAGAGTATTTCAACATACGCTATCCTCTACCCAAACAAG ATCTGATAGCCATCCCAGACTTCCAGTCCGGTGCAATGGAAAACTGGGGTCTGACCACCTACAGAGAGACCAGCCTTCTTTTCGATCCTCTCACATCCTCCATTTCTGATAAACTCTGGATTACTATGGTGATCGGCCATGAGCTTGCCCATCAG TGGTTTGGTAACTTGGTGACGATGGAGTGGTGGAACGATATCTGGCTCAATGAAGGATTTGCCAGATACATGGAGTACATTTCAGTCGAGGCCACCTACCCCGACCTCAAAGTG GAAGAATATCTGTTGCACACCTGTTTTGCAGCAGTGGGTCATGATTCATTGAACTCCTCTCGGCCAATATCCAGCCCAGCAGAGAACCCCACTCAGATCAAACAGATGTTCGACACAGTCTCCTACGACAAA GGAGCATGTATCCTGCACATGCTGCGACACTTTCTGACAGAAGACGTGTTCCAGAGTGGGATAGTACGATACCTTCGCAAATACAGCTACAGAAATGCGCACAACCAGGACCTGTGGGACAGTCTGACAAAT acatgCTCAGAGGAGGACTTCATCTCAGGAAAACATTGCTACAGCAGCGAACAGGCCTCTAAGAATGCA TACCTGTTTGCAGGGGAACACCTAGACCTGACAGCCATGATGAACActtggactctgcagaaaggcATTCCTCTGGTAACTGTAACGAGGAAGGGGCCTCGGCTGCTGCTTAGACAGGACAGGTTCCTGAGGACAGTGATGCCCTCAGACCCCCTCTGGTCCACACTGCAAAAGGG TTTCCTTTGGCATATTCCTCTGACATACAAGACAGATGCTTCAAACACCATCCACAGACACCTgatgacaacacacacag ACAGTATACATATAGAAGAGGATGTCAGCTGGGTGAAAGTAAATACTGACATGACAGGCTACTATGTGGTTCATTACGAGGATGGTGGTTGGGATGAGATAACCAAACTACTGTTGGAAAACCACACTGCTCTGAGCTACAAAGACAGGACTCAGTTGATACACAATTCCTTTCAGCTGGTCAC GGCAGGTCACCTGCCCCTGAATAAAGCCTTAGACCTGATTGGCTACCTCCAGTTGGAGACACACACCGTGCCTCTTCTCGAAGGACTGGGCTATCTGGAGACCTTTTACCGCATTATTGAGAAAAGGAATGAGTTTGATTTAACAAAAAGCCTGGGA GCGTACATCCTATGGTTTTTCCGTGCTGTCATTGACCGCCAGACGTGGAGTGATAAGGGCTCTATCTCAGAGCGACGGCTGAGGTCAGAGGTCCTGTCACTGGCCTGCCACCTGGATGACCCTCCGTGTTTGGAGCGGGCACGTCAGAGCTTCAAAGACTGGCTTCAGTCCAACGGTACACTCAA CTTGCCCACTGATGTGGCAGAGACAGTGTATTCAGTTGGAGCTCAGGATGACTATGGCTGGGCTTCACTCCTACACACATACAACATCTCcctctctgcagcacagaaaAGCAAAATCCTGTTCGCCTTGACCTGCAGCAAAGACACAGACAAACTACAAAG ACTGCTGGAATTAGGTCTAGAAGGGAAGGTAATTCGATCTCAGGACCTGTCTACTCTCATCCTGATGGTGGCCAGGAACCCGCGGGGACATCACCTTGCCTGGAACTTTGTCAAGAAGAACTGGGACACACTGGTTCAAAA GTTCCAGTTGGGATCATTTTGCATCAGAAACATCATCATTGGTACCACTGGCCAGTTTTCATCTCCGGAGGAACTCACTAAT GTGCAGTTGTTCTTTGAGTCCATCAGAGAACAGGCGCTTCAGCTGAGAGCTACTCAGGTTGCCCTGGACAACGTGCAGAAAAATGTTCGCTGGTTTCAAAGGAACCTAGAGACTCTGAGAGAGTGGCTGAACAAGCAAATGAAGTGA